The DNA segment AAATTTTTTAAAATTCATGCTATCTGACTATTTAGGTTAATTGTATGCTGCGACTTCTGCTTCCAGCTGCTTAAGGCTACTTTTTAGCCCTGTCCTAACTATAAGCTTATGGAATGGCTTAACAGGAATAAAGTATAAACGCCCAAACCAGCTGTTAAACACTACGGCCGTTGTTACCGTTACCACCTTTTGCTGCTGATTGCTTTTACCGCCATCTAAAAATAGGGAGACTCTAAACTTTAAATGCTTATCATCCTCCCCTAAGACTATTTCATTTTCGGCAACGCTGAACACCCTAAAAAGCCCCGCCTGCTTACCCGGCTCAAATTCCAGCTTGTTTAGGGAGTCTGCATCCATCCTATTCGAGGGCGTTTTAAGGCCAAATACCGACACTATTCTATTTCGCAACACAAAAAGCCAATCGACCCATTTAGGACCTGGCTTTAGGAATAGCCTGCCAAATGCTTCAATGCTCGCCCTATTGTGCTCGTCGGTTACCATCCCCTCGTAGCTATCGGTGTAGCTGTAGGTGCTACAGTTGGGGTATAGTACTGATTCCTCTGGAATTCTTGCTTTAGCTACCCTCATTCTTTTTTTATTTAGTTCTCTCTACTTTTATATTCCTTTCGGCTTCGCCCATCCTTGATTAGCTGAGTGTAGCAAGAATGGTACGCTCAACCAAAACTACCCGTACAGCGTATCAACCTCCCAGCTAGCAGGATTGCCAGCAATGTAGCTGCGGATTTGCTGAAACGATTCCTCGTTACGGATAATATGGTCGTGAAAGCGCGTTTGCCAGGCAAAATCGGCATGGA comes from the Acetobacteroides hydrogenigenes genome and includes:
- a CDS encoding DUF2867 domain-containing protein, producing MRVAKARIPEESVLYPNCSTYSYTDSYEGMVTDEHNRASIEAFGRLFLKPGPKWVDWLFVLRNRIVSVFGLKTPSNRMDADSLNKLEFEPGKQAGLFRVFSVAENEIVLGEDDKHLKFRVSLFLDGGKSNQQQKVVTVTTAVVFNSWFGRLYFIPVKPFHKLIVRTGLKSSLKQLEAEVAAYN